The nucleotide sequence CTAACTCTTGGGGCACCACCCGACCCGAACCTAGGCTGAGATGGCCGACTTCCGAATTGCCCATTTGCCCCTCTGGCAAGCCCACAGCTTTTCCAGACGTAGCAATCGTGGTGTGGGGATAGGTTGCCCACAAACTATCGACAATGGGAGTGCGAGCATTGAGAATCGCATTTCCACTATCAGAAGTCCGGAATCCCCAGCCATCAAGAATAATCAGAACTACTGGAGAAACAGGTCGATCCGTCATACTCTATATATCCTCTGCGAGGGCTGGACAAATAATAACATTTCGCCGATCCGAGCCAGATTCCGACGAACTGTATTCTAGATCGCATAGGAGTAACTGAACAGTTACCGAAACAATAGCTAGCGCAATCCCCTAGCATCCCGTTCTTTTAGGCATCTTGCTTCTCAATGCGGTTTGCAAATCTGAAAATATACGCGTTTTCCGATAGGATAAAAAACGGCTTTGTAATCTAGAAAACTTTCAGACGATTTTCTAACTTCAAGTGACAATTGGAACCTTGGAATGGCTAATTTACAATTGCGGGTCTACGTTCCTCCCCATCCGCTGATCGAGCACTGGCTGGCGATCGCCAGGGATGTCGATACCCCCATGCCCCTGTTTCGAACGGCGATCGGCGAACTCAGCCACTGGCTGACCTACGAGGCGACGCGGGAATGGCTGCCGACCCAAGCCATCCAGGTTCAAACCCCCTTAGCCCCTTGCGACGCTAAAGTGATTGATGCCAGCCAGCCGATCGCGATCGTCCCCATCTTGCGGGCGGGCTTAGCCATGCTCGACAGGTGTCAGGCGATTTTATCCAACGCCCGAGTCTACCACTTGGGCTTTAAGCGCAACGAAGAAACGCTAGAAGCATCCTGCTATCTGAATGCCTTCCCGCCCCAGTTTGAAGCCAACACCCGCGTTGTCGTTACCGAGCCCATGTTGGCGACTGGCGGCACCATGGTCCAAACCTTGCAGGAGCTAGATAAGCGCGGTGTCGATATCAGCTTAGTTAGAGTGCTCTCCATTCTGGCTGCAGCCCCTGCCCTACAACGAATTGGAGAGCAGTATCCCAGTCTGCAAATTTATACGGCGATGATTGACGAACACCTCGACGACCGGGCCTACATTGTGCCGGGGTTGGGGGATGCAGGCGATCGCGCCTTCGGTACTGAAGACTAGGAAGCCGCACCGTTTAAGAACTACTAAAAGCGCCCCCAGCTCGGAGGCGCTTTTACAGTCAAGCAATTTTTCAGCTCATTGAAGTGGCCTCAATTAAGCGTCAAGAGAAGGCGCAACCAACGCAACAGGGGTCGCTTCGCCGGAGGCCAAGTCGAGGGGGAAGTTGTGAGCGTTGCGCTCGTGCATCACTTCCATACCCAAGTTAGCCCGATTGATCACGTCAGCCCAAGTGGCCACACCGCGACCGCCAGCATCCACAATCGACTGGTTGAAGTTAAACCCGTTCAGGTTAAAGGCCATCGTGCAAACGCCAACACCCGTCAGCCAGATGCAAACCACCGGCCAAGCACCCAAGAAGAAGTGCAGAGAACGGCTGTTGTTGAAGGAAGCATATTGGAAGATCAAGCGACCGAAGTAACCGTGGGCAGCCACGATGTTATAGGTCTCTTCTTCCTGACCGAACTTATAACCAGCATTCTGAGACTCTTCTTCAGAGGTCTCGCGAATCAGAGAGGAGGTCACCAGAGAACCGTGCATGGCAGAGAACAGAGAACCGCCAAATACGCCTGCCACACCAAACATGTGGAAGGGGTGCATGAGGATATTGTGCTCGGCCTGGAACACCAGCATGAAGTTGAAGGTGCCGGAAATCCCTAGGGGCAAACCATCAGAGAAAGAACCCTGACCGATGGGGTAAACCATCAGCACAGACAGAGCCGCAATCACAGGCGCAGAGTAAGCTACGCAGATCCAAGGACGCATGCCCAGACGGTAAGACAGCTCCCACTGACGACCCATCCAGCAGCAGATGGCGATCGTGAAGTGGAACACAATCAACTGGTAGGGACCGCCATTGTAAAGCCACTCATCCATAGAGGCGGCTTCCCAAATGGGATAGAAGTGCAAGCCAATCGCGGCAGATTGAGGAATAACAGCACCAGAAACAATGTTGTTACCGCCAAACAGAGAGCCTTGAACGGGCTCGCGGATGCCATCGATGTCAACAGCAGGTGCGCCAACGAAGGCAATAATGAAGCAAATTGTTGCAGTTAATACAGTGGGAATAAAGAGAACGCCAAACCAACCCACATAGATGCGGTTGTCGACAGAGGTAACCCACTCGCAGAACCGCTCCCATACGCTGCCGCTTTCGCGACGTTGTACTAGAGTTGTCATTTTGAATTACTCCAGGTTATGAAACGAGTACTATATGTGGAATGCTAAGCCAATCGTTACATTTGGTCAATTTAGAAAATGCTTTAGTTGTAGTTCTCAACACTCAAACGCAGACTCAAAAAGACCTGGGACGTTTGCTAAGAAATATTAAAAAAACAGAGCCGCCCCCGTTTGCGGGGGCGGCTCTGTTTGAGAGCGAACTAGTTTTCAGAACCTAACTAAGGGGTCTAATGACTAGGCCTCGATGGAAGGAGCAACCA is from Synechococcus sp. PCC 7336 and encodes:
- the upp gene encoding uracil phosphoribosyltransferase; its protein translation is MANLQLRVYVPPHPLIEHWLAIARDVDTPMPLFRTAIGELSHWLTYEATREWLPTQAIQVQTPLAPCDAKVIDASQPIAIVPILRAGLAMLDRCQAILSNARVYHLGFKRNEETLEASCYLNAFPPQFEANTRVVVTEPMLATGGTMVQTLQELDKRGVDISLVRVLSILAAAPALQRIGEQYPSLQIYTAMIDEHLDDRAYIVPGLGDAGDRAFGTED
- the psbA gene encoding photosystem II q(b) protein, whose translation is MTTLVQRRESGSVWERFCEWVTSVDNRIYVGWFGVLFIPTVLTATICFIIAFVGAPAVDIDGIREPVQGSLFGGNNIVSGAVIPQSAAIGLHFYPIWEAASMDEWLYNGGPYQLIVFHFTIAICCWMGRQWELSYRLGMRPWICVAYSAPVIAALSVLMVYPIGQGSFSDGLPLGISGTFNFMLVFQAEHNILMHPFHMFGVAGVFGGSLFSAMHGSLVTSSLIRETSEEESQNAGYKFGQEEETYNIVAAHGYFGRLIFQYASFNNSRSLHFFLGAWPVVCIWLTGVGVCTMAFNLNGFNFNQSIVDAGGRGVATWADVINRANLGMEVMHERNAHNFPLDLASGEATPVALVAPSLDA